ACccttatttatatatatggtttttaaatgatttcttAATGCCGCAGGACTCTCAACCCGTTGGCGCCATGATCATGGCCAAGCACACTGTGGACCTCTGCCCTGTGGATGTGGGCAAACCCTTCGCCTTCAAAGTGGACGCCGGCGAGGGCATTCCCATGTACGTGGCGGCCGACTCCGATGAGCTGGCAAACAGGTGGCTCCAGTTGCTGCGACAAGCGGCCTCGCAGGACAACCAGTGGCTGGACAAGAGGTTGGGGGACATTGATCTCGGAGACGGCGGTTTAACTGATCCATTCTCTCACATCACTTCCCTCACAGTGCGCGTTGTTTGTACCAGACGCCCAGCAACATTCAGCGGCCCGACTGCTTTGGCTACCTACTCAAATTGGGCTCAAGGTGGTGCGGATGGTCGAAACGCTATTGCGTTCTAAAGGATGCCTGCCTCTATTTTTACCAAGATGCAAATAGCAAGAGTGCATTCGGTGAGTCAAAAAACAATGCGACTGACACGAAAGCAGGTGACTGACTGGCCAGCAATTAATGCCATTTCTCTATTTAGGCATGGCCTGCTTGCACGGCTACAAAGTGGCCTCGATGTCCGCGAATGCATCCGGCAAGAAGAACTCGTTCGAGATTGTGCCACCAGAAACGAAATTGCGTCACTATTTTTTCTGCACCGAAAGCGAAATGGATAAGAAGCGGTACGTCACTTCACATAAATCTCAAAATAGTTTGTTATATTTGTACTATATTCCGCCAACAGCTGGATATCCGCACTGGAATACTCCATTGACCGCTGGATAAAGTCCGGGTAACTAAGGTTAAAGACACGCTCCAGATCGGCTTTGAGCAGCCGACTCAAGCGTCGCAGTTTTAGCTACTTCATGGATTAGATGGGGATGGATGACTTGACTTGATTTGTTCGACACTAGTACGGGTACTACCAAAAACAACACTTAGAACTTAAGCCAAGCaaaccaattagtttttaGGCATAGGCGATTGCATAGTCCAAGGAATTTAGTCGGTCATTCAAATCGGgtttaaaactattttgaaCAATGCGtacatacacaaatatatacatatacgagtatagagGAATACGATAGGACATTTTTGGTGTGTGTATTCTTGTTATATAGCTTACAACAAatcgcatatatatatatatacaaaacttATGTTTAGTGAGGTTGTCTTGTCACTTATATACAtagcatatatacatatttagcCACAAAACAAATGAGAGAAATGATCGTACAGCAGACCAAATTGATTGTCTAATGTATATAGAATTCGGCTAGGCTAAatccaaattcaaattgaaattgaaatgattaGGTATTCAATGGCTCAAATCCAGGCAAAGGCAAGGCAAACGTTTTTTAGATAAATGTCTATTTACAGAAAGGGTAATAAAGTACGAAAAATAGCTCAAGCGAGACCAAAATTCAGATTTATCAGAGTGTAACAGTTCGAAAAGTCATTATCAAAGTGCGAGGagattttcccattttccatagCTGCTTCCATCAAAATAAGCACAACATTTTGTGAATAATAGATAACAACGGTTTTCGTCCTTATTGGAAACGATTATTAGTTAGACGCGATTACGATATAGGCCAGGATTAGTTAGCTTTTTGATATGTTGGATTTTTTTAGGAAACATATTCAcaagcactcacacacacacacacagacgcacacagacacatcaACGTTCATAGTAGGTCAAACAATAATACATATAATAGCGATTAATTCGAAATCCAGTAGTTACTTTGTCATATAAAGATATGATCTTTAAAATGCtgatttcctgtttttttgggtCAGTGTTCAAATACCGAGATTGAGTGAGGATGCAACAATTTTGAAGcttcttttcgtttttattaataCGGTagcgaatatatatatatataaatatatattttatatattttaaatagagATTTCCAATTCGGCGAGGCGTAAAAAAAACTAGATAATAAATGTATGCATTATGATGATTATATGATATACATAAGAGTCAGCCATTTTATGTTTGTTACTCATCGAGTGGAAAACGagacagcaaaaaaaaaaacaaaagaaaggaaaaagaaaactaaataagagctttaattattaaataaagaatataCCAAGAACAAATGACAAATGTGCCTCTTGCTGACAGCCCGGGGGCATTGAAATGCATCTAAACATCATTAATTTGGCTCAACGATCCCATTCTGATtctcattcccatttccattccaaaTCGGATTCAGATACGGATTCGGTTCCAGGCCCAGCCCAAAAGTATCAAACACAGCACAACAGCAGCTACCTGCTGGGGCCAACGAAGCATTTCGAATGCGATCAATGAACCtgttgcttttggccctcTAGCTACAAACTACCAGTTGAACTCCGAGTTGGCCACATGTTTTACACAAATTtcaagtaatttattttaaaatcgtaAAGCGATGCAAAATATGCAAGCAGGGAAGCCACTTCAAGCGACGTGCACTCAGAGAAATCATGGTGATGTTGTAGATCACATTACCATGGATATCTAATGCgggtatactatatattttgagCCAAACTGCAAGGTAAGAATAAGATATTACTATtcgtaatattatttttaaacagcATGCTAAGTTCCATTTAAATTTGAGTATAGCGGAAGATGTGAAACAGAGGTAAggtatttgttatttattttttgtatgttcTTATTTACCAACGATTATTTTCTAAGTGCAGCAAGAGGGAGCAACAGTTGTTGATGGGGGAAGTCGACGACTAGCATAACAATTCGCTCGCCCTATGAGGCAGCTACCGTTTTTCCGTCTTCTCTTTTCTACCACTTATTTCTGGTCTTCTGACTGCCGCGCTTTGTATCTCCATTTCCACTTACTGTTTTCgcagtggcagcagccacAATTTAGTTCCACTGTGCAGCACCACCTTAATTACATGGCTCCGGCTCCGACTCTCTTTTGTTGGGTACTTTTcgggtttttccttttcggcaTCTCGGCATCATTACGACCATgatcatcgccatcgccatcgtcatcgtcgtggCCGAAACGTAACTCCCTCTACTTTTGGACCCTCGCTGATTTTTGGTCTTTTTGTTGCCGTCTTTGCTTTTACCTCTTGACCGCATTGATGCTGCATTACCAGCTGAGGTTGCCAGACTGTTAGGATAGTAACTCTAAGGATTACTGAAGACCTATGAAAGTAGCTATAATCcataatttaaacattttttaaattttgcttACGAATTCCGTTGCGTGCCTTCTTTTATAGGGATTAATTACCATTAATAAAAGTCAGTCTGGCGATAACGTGGTTTCTAGACTTATATTGTTTTACGATCCATTTCCATAAATGAATTTTACAACGTGGCTGCTGAAATATTgtacattttccaattaatcATCGGtgcatacataaataatttttccaTAATTGGATCATAAATGCAAAAGGTACTAACTAAATATGCCTATTTCCTATTTACTTATCAGTAGAACATTAGAACTTGTCACCATAGGTAAACCCGTGTGAGTAATGCAGTTTATTTCACCCCAAACTTTCCACATAATCGACCACCGTTTAGCAACCCCTTCTGCAAAGAAACCTTATCACCTTGCCTCCCTAATACTGCTTTCTGATTAGTCATTCGTCCAAATGGAAAACCGCAACAAAAGCCGAAGAACAAAATACACCCCcactaaaaaaaagaaggaataACAATAAACAGGGGACTACCAGAGTTACACCGTCCACCTCCTTTGGCGGGGGAAGCCACCATAACGATCCATGGGCAGCTATCTGGCAACACCCGGGCCAATTGTACCCAACCCTCTCGACCGGGCCCAAAAAAGCAGTCGGTGGTAGTCGGTAGTCGGTCGGTAAACAGGTAGCGCTCTAACTGACAATAACTCGTCGTACGAATGCACGTTCCACGCTCTGCCAGTGCCAGTCTCCATAGAAGTCCGTCTGCAGGTCCATCCGTCCACTTGGCAGCGTGCGACTGGCGGCCGGTTGGGTTGAGTTCGGTTTAATTCCTCTCCTCCACTGAAAGAAATCTAGTCTCTTCTCATTTTAAACCTTAACTTAATATAAAGTTACTAGGTAATaatctttattttatatatttatacgatATGATATAAGTATCTGAAATTCCCTTTATATGATGATTATTATTCAGTATCAAAGCATAACTCTTCAGATATTtagaaattattaaacaaaattttaccAGTGCACTAAGCTGGTTTTAGTGCTCCTGCTCGCTACTCGTCGCTTGTCTCTTTCtacgtatctgtatctgtatctcagcCCGCTTCTCTCgattctctctttctccgtaCCTACACATATCTTTCTCCATTCGGGCCCTGTTCTTGGGTTCGTGGCTCAGTCTTCGAGTGTTGATCGTGGCTAACGCACCTGCGCGCGGATCGTTGGTTAGAGTTGTTGGAGAAGTGAACTGCATTGTGAGTGCCTCTCGCTCTATAGCTATCTGTATCTTTCGCCGATGTATCTTATTGACCGCGCTCAGTACGctagtgtgcatgtgtgtgtgtgtgagtgaacTTGTTGCATCGCCAGTTGCCTCGAGAAAAGCGCTTTTCAACTGCAACTGACTCTGTGTGTGGGAAGAGTTTGGGACTACTTGAGGAGCGAATTGGTAGCTGCACTGGCTTCAGCTCctatttcaaacaaaatgtagaaaaacacatttcagctgccgtgtatcgtatCTCTCGGTTCTCGTTCGGTTTTCAGTTCGTTGTGGTTGAGGTTTCGGTTCGGGTTTTTCATCGTTCGGTTTTCGTATCTGTGAGATACAAATAcaccgtgtgtgtgtttgtgcgcgAGTTGTACGTGGATTTTGGAAGGAAAAAAACTACGTGGTTTGTGGTAGCTGACTGccgttgatgctgctgctgctgctgctcccgtaACCGCCCCCCTGCCGCCCCCTCTGCCCCACCCCCCGGGGCGATCGTGCCGTGATTTGTATCTCAAAATTGTCCCTTAGTGTGCgtgttttttaaatacatttacttGAGAGTGCATCGACGAAATacttgtttaaattaaacacaaaaaatCCAACAGATATCTagaaaatttcaataaaattggTTTCTCTTAAATTCACAGAAAATTATTAACAGAAGtttacatacaaatacaaCTACGAAAATCAACATACAGTTGAAGTGCCACttaaatgatataaatatctaccttaaaaacaaaaaacaatgccAAGCATTTCAGAGCTTACAAACTAGCAAAAAACTAGCAGAAACATATTGAAAAAACCACTTGGATACTTGAGGACGCAAAGATAAAGCCCAGAGAGCCTGGGGCTTTCTTCTGTTTAACCGACAGGTAAGATACCGCCAAGAATGATCACAGCCCTCTCAGAAGAACCAAAAAATTCCACACCACTTATTTTtacttgtattatttttttgatttttttttgtttgtggcgTAGGGCTAGctaattattttgattatttttttattttggtattttttgcgttggccaaaaaggcagcGAGTACAGAAATATAACGAGTACGCAGACAGAGAAGGAGAGAGAAAGATCCCAGATATATCTCAAAACCTGCTCCACAaacagaaagagacggggcgaGTAAcgcgaaagagagggcaaCAACGTTGGCGGTTGGCGGACTGTCGACCGACAAGCGGCTTCCACTACAACTGCATGTGCCACTGTCATTGCCACTGAACTCAGTGTGGTGCCGCACAGTCCACGGTGGAGTACGACCACCCCCCCATCTCCCCCCTAAACCCACTGCTTCCCCACCATGCTGCACCACCCGCTTgccccattgttgttgctgtggcgcTCGGTTCGAGTTGGACTCGAAAAACCTTCGCTTGGAATTCTGGGGGTCTCCAATGGGTGCTCTCAGTAAGGGTACTTTGATTGCAAAAGGTgtatacaatatttaaaatattattttaaatatttatatcggTAGTTTTTATAAATCCTATCTAATGCAGAATATTAAGCATCTCGCTAggtttcaaatatatatttcaaaggCTTTTAAAGAAGAGCCAGTTAAGTATTAGAAAACTTCGACACTTTgacttttttaaattattgtttactTATTTTGCCAAGGGTATTAAAGGTTTCGGCTTAAAAGTTGAGTATTTTTCACatgttttttttcatttctgtttcttttctttgtaAACCAGTTCACTTGTAGCCAgtgccagtggccagtggtcGCACTCGCCGTCTTCCTCGCTCCTTCGCGGCTTGGAATccggttttttggttttctgttttcggttttcggtcGTGGCCGCGGTCTTAACTTGGCTCGATTCAGATTCGTAGCTCGACTGGAGGCTTTAATTGTCCAGAACGTGTGGCCAAAGAGGAAACGCAATTGCCGCAAGCTTCTGTTGGGTTCAGATAccgatttggattcggattcagccTCAGCCTCAACCTCAGAgcataatcatcatcatcatcatcgtcatctaCATCTCTTGATTTCTTTTAAATGCTTTactttttccttcatttttaagcttttttttgtaaaacgCCTCCCGCGCTCTCACAGTCTgggattttctgttttttttgttggttgcGGTTCTATAAAGTTattggcttttgtttcgccTCAGTGGAGATCTATTTTGGATGTTCATTGTCTTGCTTTATGGGCCATTTGGGCTTGTGTCCAAAAAGACTTTTAGCATAAGAAAAGGGAGTACCATAAAAGTTTATGGCGCTTTACCTCTTTGGGTGGGTTTTCCTCTCCAACTTCGGCCACCAACTATTATTTTTCGGTTGCACCAGCTGCAGTGGTAAATGTTGTTAATTGCCTTGTGGCAGGGaaatagaaattaattaaaatcgtgACAAAATAGTTGATGAATTTAAGTTTGCCATAAAGCGGCAGAACAATACCTCGTTAGGGATCGCCATATAcggtttttaaattgaattggctACATGGACAC
This genomic stretch from Drosophila teissieri strain GT53w chromosome 2L, Prin_Dtei_1.1, whole genome shotgun sequence harbors:
- the LOC122622996 gene encoding uncharacterized protein LOC122622996 isoform X3, producing the protein MIELIASNSTPDSIRRKLEEVLKLMLLVWARESFVISKLSSGAHGVDKTVVVKSDSGEFGFRIHGSKPVVVAAIEPETPAESSGLEVGDIIISVNGVQVLDKHHTEVVKIAHDGCEKLELQVARTIGVLMHEQLEPPSQPIFSGYLWRQSGQAKGAPNSKKWVRRWFSLRPDNCLYYYKTEDDSQPVGAMIMAKHTVDLCPVDVGKPFAFKVDAGEGIPMYVAADSDELANRWLQLLRQAASQDNQWLDKSARCLYQTPSNIQRPDCFGYLLKLGSRWCGWSKRYCVLKDACLYFYQDANSKSAFGMACLHGYKVASMSANASGKKNSFEIVPPETKLRHYFFCTESEMDKKRWISALEYSIDRWIKSG